A stretch of Pseudomonas sp. LS.1a DNA encodes these proteins:
- the ftsL gene encoding cell division protein FtsL, producing the protein MSRLFAKPLPGGSFLMLLLFVAVLISAIAVSYSAHWNRQLLNTLYGELNERDKAQAEWGRLILEQSTWTAASRIENLASEQLKMRVPSADEVRMVAP; encoded by the coding sequence GTGAGCAGGCTGTTTGCCAAACCCTTGCCAGGCGGAAGCTTCCTGATGCTTCTGCTGTTCGTTGCCGTGCTGATTTCGGCCATCGCCGTGTCCTACAGCGCGCACTGGAACCGTCAGTTGCTCAATACCCTGTACGGCGAGTTGAACGAGCGCGACAAGGCCCAGGCCGAGTGGGGCCGGCTGATCCTCGAACAAAGCACCTGGACCGCCGCCAGCCGCATCGAAAACCTGGCCTCCGAGCAACTGAAGATGCGCGTACCTTCGGCTGACGAAGTACGGATGGTGGCGCCATGA
- a CDS encoding peptidoglycan D,D-transpeptidase FtsI family protein, producing MKLEGALYPWRFRVVIGLLALMVGAICWRIIDLQVVDRDFLKGQGDARSLRHIPIPAHRGLITDRNGEPLAVSTPVTTLWANPKEMQASKDRWPQLAAALGQNPQQLTERLTQQASKEFIYLVRGLTPEQGQHVLDLKVPGVYGLEEFRRFYPAGDVTAHMVGFTDLDDHGREGVELAYDEWLAGVPGKRQVIKDRRGRLIKDIQVTKNAKAGKTLALSIDLRLQYLATRELRNAIAEQDAKAGSLVIMDVKTGEVLAMVNQPTYNPNNRRSMFPAAMRNRAIIDVFEPGSTVKPISMSAALQSGRWKPTDKVEVYPGSLQIGRYTIKDVSKSEGPILDLTGILINSSNVGMSKIAFDIGGEAIYRVMSQVGLGQYTGLGFPGERVGNLPNHREWRKAETATLSYGYGVSVTALQLVHAYAALANDGKMVPLSILKVDKAPEAVQAIPKETAETVQGMLQQVIEAPRGVFRAQVPFYHVAGKSGTARKATVGSKGYTENAYRSLFAGFGPMSDPRYAIVVVIDEPGKGGYFGGLVSAPVFSKVMSGTLRLMNVPPDNLPPPAPVEQSQVNAAATAKGGRG from the coding sequence ATGAAGCTCGAAGGTGCACTCTACCCGTGGCGCTTCCGCGTGGTGATCGGCTTGCTGGCGCTGATGGTCGGTGCCATTTGCTGGCGCATCATCGACCTGCAGGTGGTCGACCGTGACTTCCTCAAGGGCCAGGGCGATGCGCGCAGCCTGCGTCACATCCCTATCCCGGCGCACCGTGGGCTGATCACCGACCGTAACGGCGAACCGCTGGCAGTCAGCACCCCGGTCACCACCCTGTGGGCCAACCCCAAGGAAATGCAGGCCTCCAAAGACCGCTGGCCACAGCTGGCCGCCGCGCTGGGGCAGAACCCGCAGCAACTGACCGAGCGCCTGACCCAACAGGCCAGCAAAGAGTTCATCTACCTGGTCCGCGGCCTGACCCCGGAGCAGGGCCAGCATGTGCTCGACCTGAAAGTGCCGGGTGTATACGGCCTGGAAGAATTCCGCCGCTTCTACCCGGCCGGTGATGTCACCGCGCACATGGTCGGCTTTACCGACCTCGATGACCACGGTCGCGAAGGGGTGGAACTGGCCTATGACGAGTGGCTGGCCGGTGTACCCGGCAAGCGGCAGGTGATCAAGGACCGGCGCGGCCGGCTGATCAAGGACATTCAGGTAACCAAGAACGCCAAGGCAGGGAAGACCTTGGCGTTGTCGATAGACCTGCGCCTGCAGTACCTGGCCACCCGCGAACTGCGCAACGCCATTGCCGAACAGGACGCCAAGGCCGGCAGCCTGGTGATCATGGACGTCAAGACCGGTGAGGTTCTGGCCATGGTCAACCAGCCGACCTACAACCCCAACAACCGCCGCAGCATGTTCCCGGCCGCAATGCGCAACCGCGCGATCATCGACGTGTTCGAGCCAGGCTCCACGGTCAAGCCGATCTCCATGAGCGCGGCGCTGCAGAGTGGCCGCTGGAAGCCGACCGACAAGGTCGAGGTGTACCCCGGCAGCCTGCAGATCGGCCGCTACACCATCAAGGACGTGTCCAAGAGCGAGGGCCCGATCCTCGACCTGACCGGCATCCTGATCAACTCCAGTAACGTCGGCATGAGCAAGATCGCCTTCGACATCGGTGGCGAGGCCATCTACCGGGTCATGTCCCAGGTCGGCCTGGGCCAGTACACCGGCCTTGGCTTCCCCGGCGAGCGCGTCGGCAACCTGCCAAACCACCGCGAGTGGCGCAAGGCCGAGACCGCGACCCTGTCCTATGGCTACGGCGTGTCGGTGACCGCCCTGCAGCTGGTGCATGCCTACGCGGCGCTGGCCAACGACGGCAAGATGGTGCCGCTGTCGATCCTCAAGGTCGACAAGGCCCCGGAAGCCGTGCAGGCCATTCCGAAGGAAACCGCCGAGACCGTCCAGGGCATGCTGCAGCAGGTGATCGAAGCTCCGCGCGGCGTGTTCCGCGCCCAGGTGCCGTTCTACCACGTGGCCGGCAAGTCCGGTACCGCGCGCAAGGCCACCGTGGGGTCCAAGGGCTACACCGAAAACGCCTACCGCTCACTGTTCGCCGGCTTCGGGCCGATGAGCGACCCACGCTACGCCATCGTCGTGGTCATCGACGAACCGGGCAAGGGCGGCTACTTCGGTGGCCTGGTTTCGGCACCGGTGTTCAGCAAGGTCATGTCCGGCACGCTGCGCCTGATGAACGTGCCGCCAGACAACCTGCCGCCACCAGCCCCCGTCGAACAATCGCAAGTCAATGCAGCAGCAACCGCCAAGGGAGGGCGTGGATGA
- the mraZ gene encoding division/cell wall cluster transcriptional repressor MraZ has protein sequence MFRGANAVSLDAKGRLAMPSRYRDELDSRCNGQLIVTIDAVDPCLCVYPLDEWEQIEAKLRALPSLREENRRLQRLLIGNAVDLELDGSGRFLVPPRLREYAKLDKKAMLVGQLNKFQLWDEDAWNAVSAADLAAIQQPGAMPDELRDLIL, from the coding sequence GTGTTCCGCGGAGCCAACGCCGTCAGCCTCGATGCCAAGGGCCGTCTCGCCATGCCGAGCCGGTACCGTGACGAGCTCGATTCGCGTTGCAATGGTCAGCTGATCGTGACCATCGACGCCGTTGACCCCTGCTTGTGTGTTTATCCCCTCGATGAGTGGGAACAGATAGAAGCCAAGTTGCGTGCCTTGCCATCGTTGCGTGAGGAAAACCGCCGCCTGCAGCGTTTGCTGATCGGTAATGCGGTTGACCTGGAGCTCGATGGCAGTGGGCGTTTCCTGGTGCCGCCCCGTCTGCGTGAGTACGCCAAGCTCGACAAGAAGGCGATGCTGGTGGGGCAACTGAACAAATTCCAGCTGTGGGATGAGGATGCCTGGAACGCGGTTTCGGCAGCTGACCTTGCAGCTATTCAACAACCGGGCGCCATGCCCGACGAATTGCGTGACCTGATCCTGTGA
- the rsmH gene encoding 16S rRNA (cytosine(1402)-N(4))-methyltransferase RsmH encodes MTIDSGFNHITVLLDEAVEALALRADGCYLDGTFGRGGHSRLILSKLGPQGRLLGFDKDPQAIATGQALAAEDGRFVIVQRSFAELGAEVAERGLDGKVSGVLLDLGVSSPQLDDPERGFSFLNDGPLDMRMNPDQGISAAEFIATAPEEEIARVFKEYGEERFAKRMARAVVQRREQQPFTRTGDLAEVLKVANPAWEKGKNPATRAFQGLRIHVNNELGDLEAGLEAAIDALEVGGRLAVISFHSLEDRIVKLFMRKLAKGEADNLPRNLPVQHKVFEPKIKLIGKAQFASEAELKANPRSRSAVMRVAEKLR; translated from the coding sequence GTGACCATAGATAGCGGCTTCAACCACATTACCGTCCTGCTCGACGAAGCTGTCGAGGCATTGGCCCTGCGCGCCGACGGTTGCTATCTGGACGGCACCTTTGGCCGTGGCGGGCACAGCCGGTTGATTCTCAGCAAGCTCGGGCCGCAAGGGCGGCTGCTGGGTTTCGACAAAGATCCACAGGCGATTGCCACGGGGCAAGCGCTGGCGGCCGAAGACGGCCGCTTTGTCATTGTGCAGCGCAGCTTTGCCGAGCTGGGCGCGGAAGTGGCCGAGCGCGGCCTGGATGGCAAGGTCAGCGGCGTATTGCTGGACCTGGGCGTTTCCTCGCCGCAGCTGGATGACCCTGAGCGGGGCTTCAGCTTCCTCAATGATGGCCCGCTGGACATGCGCATGAACCCGGACCAGGGCATCAGTGCCGCCGAGTTCATCGCCACTGCACCTGAAGAAGAAATTGCCCGCGTGTTCAAGGAATACGGCGAAGAGCGCTTCGCCAAGCGCATGGCTCGCGCCGTGGTGCAGCGCCGCGAACAGCAACCGTTCACCCGCACCGGTGACCTCGCCGAGGTGCTGAAGGTGGCCAACCCGGCCTGGGAGAAGGGCAAGAACCCGGCGACCCGCGCCTTCCAGGGCCTGCGCATTCACGTCAACAACGAACTGGGTGACCTCGAGGCGGGCCTCGAGGCCGCGATCGATGCGCTGGAAGTTGGGGGCCGCCTGGCGGTGATCAGCTTCCACTCGCTGGAAGACCGCATCGTCAAACTGTTCATGCGCAAGCTGGCCAAGGGAGAGGCCGACAACCTGCCGCGCAACCTGCCGGTTCAGCACAAGGTCTTCGAGCCGAAAATCAAGCTCATCGGCAAGGCCCAGTTCGCCTCCGAAGCCGAGCTCAAGGCCAACCCACGGTCGCGTAGCGCCGTGATGCGCGTGGCGGAGAAACTGCGGTGA
- a CDS encoding UDP-N-acetylmuramoyl-L-alanyl-D-glutamate--2,6-diaminopimelate ligase has product MMTMPLSKLFAHASRDPLIRELTLDSRNVRPGDLFLAVPGAKVDGREHIADALARGAAAVAYEEQGASVLPITDVPLIPVKGLIAQLSDIAGRFYGEPSRQLNLVGVTGTNGKTSVTQLVAQALDVLGQRCGLIGTLGTGFYGELQSGRLTTPDPIAVQSTLNDLRKGGAKAVAMEVSSHALEQGRVAALEFDIAVMTNLSRDHLDYHGSMEAYEAAKAKLFAWPGLRCQVVNLDDDFGRRLAADFARRPSADHIETRLLSYSLENPEASLFCREAVFNDDGVRATLVTAQGERTLRSQLLGRFNLSNMLAAVATLLALDYALDEILKVTPQLQGPVGRMQRLGGGDKPLVVVDYAHTPDALEKVLEALRPHAHGKLLCLFGCGGDRDRGKRPLMAEVAERLADRVLVTDDNPRTEDPLRIFDDIRPGFTKPAEVEFVAGRGEAIAHLIATAAANDVIVLAGKGHEDYQEINGERHDFSDLTEAEKALVAWEAPHA; this is encoded by the coding sequence ATGATGACAATGCCATTGAGCAAGCTTTTCGCTCACGCCAGCCGTGACCCGCTGATCCGTGAACTGACCCTGGACAGTCGCAACGTGCGCCCGGGCGACCTGTTCCTGGCCGTGCCGGGTGCCAAGGTCGATGGCCGCGAGCATATCGCCGATGCCCTGGCCCGTGGCGCTGCCGCCGTGGCCTATGAAGAACAGGGCGCGAGCGTGTTGCCAATCACCGATGTGCCGCTGATCCCGGTCAAGGGCCTGATCGCCCAGCTTTCGGATATCGCAGGTCGCTTCTATGGCGAGCCGAGCCGCCAGCTGAACCTGGTGGGCGTGACCGGCACCAACGGCAAGACCAGCGTCACCCAGCTGGTGGCCCAGGCGCTGGACGTGCTTGGCCAGCGTTGTGGCCTGATCGGCACCCTGGGTACCGGCTTCTATGGTGAGCTGCAGAGTGGCCGCCTGACCACGCCCGACCCGATCGCCGTGCAGTCGACCCTCAACGACCTCAGGAAAGGCGGCGCCAAGGCCGTGGCCATGGAGGTTTCCTCCCATGCCCTGGAGCAGGGGCGTGTCGCCGCGCTGGAGTTCGACATCGCGGTCATGACCAACCTGTCCCGCGACCATCTGGACTACCACGGCAGCATGGAGGCCTACGAGGCCGCCAAGGCCAAGTTGTTCGCCTGGCCGGGCCTGCGTTGTCAGGTGGTCAACCTGGATGATGACTTTGGCCGTCGCCTGGCCGCGGACTTTGCCCGCCGCCCGAGTGCCGACCATATCGAGACCCGGTTGCTCAGCTATAGCCTGGAGAACCCGGAGGCCTCGCTGTTCTGCCGTGAGGCCGTGTTCAATGACGATGGCGTGCGCGCCACCCTGGTCACCGCCCAGGGTGAACGTACCCTGCGTAGCCAGTTGCTGGGCCGCTTCAACCTGAGCAACATGCTCGCCGCCGTGGCGACCCTGCTGGCGCTGGACTATGCGCTGGATGAAATCCTCAAGGTCACCCCGCAGCTGCAGGGGCCGGTCGGCCGCATGCAGCGCCTGGGAGGCGGTGACAAGCCGCTGGTGGTGGTCGACTACGCACACACCCCGGACGCCCTGGAAAAAGTACTCGAAGCCCTGCGCCCGCACGCCCACGGCAAGTTGCTGTGCCTGTTCGGCTGCGGCGGCGACCGTGACCGCGGCAAGCGCCCGCTGATGGCCGAAGTGGCCGAGCGCCTGGCTGACCGCGTGCTGGTCACCGACGACAATCCGCGTACTGAAGACCCGCTGCGCATCTTTGACGACATCCGCCCGGGCTTCACCAAGCCTGCCGAAGTCGAGTTCGTTGCCGGTCGTGGCGAAGCCATCGCGCATCTGATCGCTACCGCCGCTGCCAACGATGTGATCGTGCTGGCCGGCAAGGGGCACGAGGATTACCAGGAGATCAATGGCGAGCGCCATGACTTCTCCGATCTGACCGAGGCCGAAAAGGCACTTGTAGCCTGGGAGGCTCCACATGCTTAA